The proteins below come from a single Malus domestica chromosome 03, GDT2T_hap1 genomic window:
- the LOC103432635 gene encoding uncharacterized protein, with amino-acid sequence MAWLTRFLAAVAFLAIGVIFSPETFGSKSDGLKSPTLSTYLKLAHLLCFSTAFGAALWVTFIGGIIMFKNLPRHQFGNLQSKMFPAYFTMVGICLAVSAGSFGYLHPWSSSSVADKYQLGFLLSAFAFNLTNLFVFTPMTIEMMKQRHKVEKEQNIGEEVGWSKNVQVAKVNPKLAAMNKKFGMIHGLSSLANIFAFGSLAMHSWYLAARLDL; translated from the exons ATGGCTTGGTTGACTCGATTCCTGGCAGCCGTGGCTTTCTTGGCCATCGGAGTGATATTCTCCCCGGAGACCTTTGGGTCGAAATCGGACGGTCTGAAATCGCCCACCCTCTCCACCTACCTAAAGCTGGCACATCTGCTCTGTTTCTCCACCGCATTCGGCGCCGCTCTCTGGGTCACCTTCATAGGCGGCATCATCATGTTCaa GAATCTTCCGCGGCATCAGTTCGGGAATCTTCAGAGCAAGATGTTTCCGGCGTACTTCACGATGGTGGGGATATGCCTTGCAGTATCAGCTGGGTCGTTTGGGTATTTGCATCCGTGGAGCTCTTCCTCGGTTGCCGACAAGTACCAGCTCGGCTTTTTGCTCTCTGCCTTCGCATTCAATCTCACCAATCTCTTCGTCTTCACTCCCATGACCATCGAG ATGATGAAGCAAAGGCATAAGGTGGAGAAGGAGCAGAACATTGGGGAAGAAGTTGGATGGTCAAAGAATGTGCAAGTTGCAAAGGTAAACCCAAAACTGGCAGCCATGAATAAGAAGTTTGGTATGATTCACGGGCTATCATCTCTTGCCAACATCTTCGCATTTGGCAGCCTTGCTATGCACTCGTGGTACTTGGCTGCTAGACTTGATCTCTAA